The genomic region CGGGATCTTCGAGACCCACGTCGAGAAGCTGGCCGAGGTCGTGCACGCCGCGGGGGCGCTGGTCTACCTCGACGGCGCCAACATGAACGCGCTCCTGGGCGTGGCCAAGCCCGGCCACATGGGCGTCGACGTCATGCACTTCAACCTGCACAAGACGTTCTCGACCCCGCACGGCGGCGGGGGCCCGGGCTCGGGTCCGGTCGCGGTCAAGAACGCGCTCGCGCCCTTCCTGCCCACGCCGGTGATCCGGCGCGAAGGCGACCGCTACCGGCTCGACGACGAGTTCCCGCACTCGATCGGCCGCGTGCACGCCTGGTACGGGAACGCCGGCATCTGGCTGCGCGCGCTGGCCTACATCCGCACGCTGGGCGCGGCGGGTCTGTGCGACGTGACCTCGCGCGCCACGCTGAACGCGAACTACGTGCTCGAGTCACTGCGCGAGGTGTACGACGCGCCCCACGCGCAGCGCGTCATGCACGAGTGCGTGCTCACCGACCGGCGCCAGAACGAGTTCGGAGTCACGACCTCGGACATCGCCAAGCGCCTGATGGACTACGGCTACCACCCGCCCACGATCTACTTCCCGCTCGTGGTCAGCGGCGCGCTGATGATCGAGCCGACCGAGTGTGAGTCGCAGGAGACGCTCGACGGCTTCATCGAGACCATGCGCACGATCGCGCACGAGGCCCGGACCGAGCCCGGCTTGGTGACCGGCGCGCCCACGCGGCCGATCGTGCGCCGCCTCGACGAGGTGCGTGCCGCCCGCAAGCCGCGCCTGCGCTGGAAGAGGGAGAGCTGAATGCGGCGCAGCCGCCCCGTTGCGGCGTTGATGCTCGCGCTTTTGACTCTTGGGCCCCCTGCCCCGGCACTCGCACAGAACCCGTTCGCCAGCGAGATCACGGTCGAGCGCGAGAAGGAGATGTGCGCCGAGATCCACGCGCAGATCCGCCAGGAGATGAAGCTGGTCCAGGACCCGGTGGTGCTCGACTACGTGGACGAGGTCGGCGAGAGCCTGGTCAAGGCGATCGAGCCCACGCCCTACATCTTCCGCTTCTCGGTGATCGACGACCCGGTGCTGAACGCCTTCACGATCGGCGGCGGCTACGTGTACATCACGACCGGCGTGCTGCAGCAGGCCGGCGACGTGAACGAGCTCGCGGGCGTGATGGCGCACGAGATCGGCCACGTGTACAAGCGCCACGTGGCCCGCCGGAACGAGGACCAGGGTCTCTCGACCTTGCTCACGATCGCGGGACTCGCCGCCGCGATCGCTTCCAAGCAGCCGGGCGCGCTGATCGCGGCGCAGGGCTTGAACGTGTCACTCCAGCTGAAACACTCGCGCCAGTTCGAGTCCGAGGCGGACCGCGAGGGCATCGCCATCATGAGCAAGACCGGCTACGACCCGGAGGGTATGCGCCGCTTCTTCCAGCGCATCCTGGCCGAGAACCCGACCGCCGGCGCGGGCATCCCGCCCTACCTCTTCACTCACCCCGCCGTGCAGGAGCGCATCGCCGCGACCAAGGTCGAGATGGAGCGCATCGGCGTGCCCAAGGGCGTGAAGCGCGAGGACCCGCAGCTCGCGGTGGTCCAGGCGCGACTCACCGAGCTCCTGTCTCCCGACCCGAGCGGAGCGAGCGGGCTGCACGCGCGCGCCTCGTTCGACGCCTCGAAGACCGATCCCCTGCTCGCGCAGGCGCGCGAAGCGGTGGTCGACGGCGACGACGAGAAGGCAGACGGCCTGTTGCAGAAGGCCGAGAAGGCCGAGCCCGGTGACCCGCGCGTGGCGATCGAGCGCGCGCACCTGATGATGAGCCTGGGCAACTACGAAGCGGCGCGCCGCCACCTGGAGCGCGCGCTCCAGCTCGATCCGACCGTGCCGCTCGTGCAGTACGAGCTGGGCGCGGTGCACGCGCGCCTGGGCAACAAGTCGCGCGCCGCGTTCTATCTCGAGCAGGCGGTCGCGAACTTCCGGCCGCACACCGCCGCGCGCCGGCGCGCCGAGCTCGAGCTCGCGCGGCTCGAGTTCAAGCTGCTCGAGGAGAGTGGCCTGGCCAACGGCTCGGGGCCGACCGAAGCGCGCAGCTTCAAGCGCGGCGAGCCCGTGACCTGGTTCGGCGAGATCAGCCGGCGCTTCTACCCGACCAACCCCGAGTTCATGGTGCGCTGGATCGACCCGCACGGCGCCACGGTCTACAACGAGCGCGTGCGCATGAGTCCCACGGGCAAGGTCTCCTCGACCTTGAACACCGCGAACGCCACGACCGGGAAGTGGCACGCCGAGGTGCGGGTCGAAGACACGGTGATCGAGACCTACGACTTCGACATCCAAGCGCCCGCCGCCTGAGCGCGTTGGACCGGCGCACCGCCGCGATCTACGAGTCCGGCGCGCGCAGCTGGATCGCGCGCCGCGACATCGACGCGCCGGCCCTGCGCAGGCTGCGCGAGCTCGCGGCCGGGCTGCCGCGCGGCGCGCGCGTGGCGGACCTGGGCTGCGGGCCGGGCTGGTTCGCCGCCGCGCTGCGCCGGCGCGGTCTCTCGGCGGTCGGGCTCGATCTCACGGCCGAGATGCTGCGCGCCGCGCGCGCCGGCGAGAGACGCGGGGCCTGGCTGCGCGGCGACCTGGCGCGGCTGCCGTTCGCGCGCGAGTCACTCGACGCGGCCTGGGCCAAGAACAGCTACCTCCACCTGCCCTTCGCCGAGCTGGCTCCGGCGCTCGCCGACCTGCACGGGGCGCTGCGGCCGGGCGCGCCAGTCACTCTGTCGTTCCTGGCGTTCGACCCAGCGCGGCCGGCGCGCGCGCTCGCGCCCGGCGTGAGTGAGCTGCGCGCGCGCGGCGAGCGCGGGCTCTCGGGGCGCCTGTTCACCTCGCTCGCGCCCGACGCGGCGCGCGACCTGCTCGAAGGCGCGGGCTTCCGCGTGCGCGAGGTCGCGAACCAGGAGCGCCTGTGGCTGCGCGCGACGCGCGCGCGAGCGCTGCCGGACTCGGTGCGGCCGGGCCTGCGCGCGCTGGTGGTGGGGCTCAACCCCTCGCCCGCCGCCGCCGCGACCGGCATCGCCTTCGCAGGCGCGAACAACCGCTTCTGGCCCGCGGCGCGGCGCGCGGGCTGGGTGACGCGCGAGCGCGACCGGGCACACGCGCTCGCGCGCGGCATCGGCTTCACCGACCTGGTGAAGCGGGTGACCCCAGGGGCCGGCGCGCTGCGGCCCGCCGAGTACCGGCGCGGCCTGGCGCGGCTGCAGCGCCTGGTCGAGCGCTACCGCCCGCGCAGCGTGGTGTTCGTGGGGCTGGCCGGCTTTCGCCACGCGGTCCAGGCGACGGCGCGCCCGGGAGCGCTGCGCGGCGGCTTCGCCGGCCGTCCCGCCTACCTCTTGCCCTCGACCTCGGGCCGGAACGCCCGCGTGTCACTCGCGGAGCTCGCGCGCCACCTGCGGCGCGCGGCCTCACTCGGCGGCTGACGCGCGCTGGCTATAATGCGGTCATGCCGTTCCGCATGAACTTCAGAGACACCGAGCATTCGCAAGCGGCCCAAGACGAGTGCGAGGCGCTCGCGCAGGCCGTACGCGACGAGTTCCCCGAGACCTCGCGCGTCGAAGTCACCGTGAGTCACGATCGCGGCGAGTACGAGGCGCACGTGCACGTCACCGGGAAGGACATCGACCTGGCGTCGAGCGCCCGGAGCCGCGAGTCGATCGAGGGCGCCGCCCGCGATGCCTTCCACAAGGCCCACGCCCAGCTGCGCAAGCACCACGAGAAGGCGATCTTCAAGCACCGGAGAGACAAGACGTAGTCCTGGGGCGGCGAGGCGAAGGCCGCCTGAGCCGAGCCCGCAAGCGCTCGGACTCACCCGATGATGAAGTGGATGCGCAGGGCGAGATACATGCTGCCCTGGAACTTCAGCTTGCCCTTCATCACCGCGGTCGGCGCCTTGATCATTCCGGCGTTCAGCGCGCGCCAGGTCTCGAGGTCGGTCGAGAGCACCAGGTCGGGCGCCTCGATCGGGCCCGCGCCGCCCTGCACGTCGCCTTCGCCGATCTGCAGCCAGTAGAGTCCGGCGCCCGGCCCGGAGAGATCGAACTGGATGCGCGCCGTCAGGTTCTCGAGCTTCTTCCGGCGCTCCGGGTCGCTGCGCACCGCGTCCGGCGCCCAGGCACGGAAGAATTCTTCGGGCGCGATGTCGGCCGGCGGCCGGGCTCGGTCACTCACCCGCGCAGTCTAGCGCGAGCCGGCGGCCGGTTCCGTGTGCCCGGCCGGCGTGGTGGGCGAGGGCGTGCCGCGGCCGAGGTAGAAGCCCTGGCCACACTCGATGCCCAGGCCGCGAATCACCTCGAGCTCGTGCTCGGTCTCGATGCCTTCGGCGATCAGGATCGAGCCCATCTTCCCGGCCACGCCGCGCAGGCCGCGCAGCAGCTCCTGCTTTTCCGGGCTCTCCTCGATGCCGCGCACGAGTGACATGTCGATCTTGAGAAAGTCGGGCGACAGCTCGAGCGCCGCCTCCAGGCTGGAGAAGCCCGCGCCCGTGTCGTCGAGCGCGATGCGGAAGCCCAGCCGCGAGAAGTGATCGGTCGCTTCGCGGAAGATCGGGAAGTTCGAGATCGCCTGGCGCTCCGAGACTTCCAGCACCAGGTTGCGCGGGCCCAGGCCCAGGCTGGCGAGTGTCTCGCGCACGCGCACCGCCTGGAAGTCCGGGTCCTGGATGCAGGTGGGCAGGATGTTGAGGAACAGGAGCTGCTCCGGCGCGATGCCGCGCGCGTTCGCGAGCGCGCGCCGCCGGCACAGGCTGTCGAGCTCGTACTCGCGGTCAGCCTGCTCGGCCACGCCGAACAGCGCCCCCGGCGTCTCCATGCCGGTGCCCGACGGCCCGCGCGACAGCGCCTCGAAGCCGATCACCTCGCGCGCGGCGAGCCGCACGATCGGCTCGAACACGGTCGAGATGCTCTCCTCGAGCAGGATCCGGTCGAGCGCGGCCGCGCGGTCGCGATGGCGGCGCTCGCGCTCGAACTTGGCGGCGCTGAGCGTGGTCTCGATCAGCCTGCGGATCTGCGCCTCGGGCCGCTGGAAGGGCCGGTGCAGCACGAAGCCCGTGCCGATCGGGACCTCGGGCCGCTCGTGCAGATACGGATAGACGATGCGCTTGAGACACATCGCGACGTAGGAGCGCAGCTCCTCGGCCAGGCGCGGCAGGTCGTGCAGCAGGAACGACGGCTCGCCGCGCGGCTTGGGGATGAACACCAGGATGTGCTCCTCCTCCAGCGCCCCGCAGGTCACCACCACCTCGTCGCCGACCTCGCGCGCGATGCGCGTGCGCACGCGCTGGGTCAGTGAGTCGAGCGCGGTGCGGAACGCGCGCGCGCCGTACAGCCGCTCGATCTCGAGCAGCGACGACGCGTCGACCAGGAGCAGCGCCAGGGCCGACTCCTTCACCAGGAGCCCGGCGAGGGATCCGAGCTGCTGGCCCAGCGGCGGCAGCAGCCGGTCGCCGTACAAGGCGATGACCCGGTCGTGGGTGTCTATCTGTGTCTCGTCGCGGTCGTCGGCCATGGAGCCCCGGGGGAAACGCTCGTCCCGCGGCTCCATCGGTACTCTGCTGACGGAGCTTGACCCGAAGCGCGTTTCGCGTCAGCCCAGATCGGGCGCGGGCGCGACCAGCTCGTAGATCATGCTCAGCGTGACGTGGTTCGCGGACTCGCTCTGCACCACGTGATGCACGTGACAGGGCGTCTGCTCGAGGAACTTGTTGACTTCCTCCTCGAGCTCCTTGGGCAGCCCACGGAACACATGACAGCGCAGCGCCTGCATTCTCGGACCTTCCCTTTCCCGGTCGTCAGTACCGCTTCATGTCTGGATCGACCTCGACCGCCCACGCCTCGATCCCTCCGGCGAGGTTCGAGACGCGCTCGAAGCCTTTGGAGCGCAACAGCTCACACGCGCGCCGGCTGCGCCCGCCGGTGCGGCAGTGCACGACCACGTCGCGCGCGCGCCAGGCGTCGAGCTCGGACAGCTGCGCCTCGAGCTGCCCGAGCGGCAGGAGCCGCGCGCCGGGAATGCGGGCGATCTCGGCTTCGAACGGCTCGCGCACGTCGAGCAAGAGCAGGTCGTCGCCCGCGTCGAGCCGCGCCTGCAGCGCGCGCGGGCCGAGCTCCGGGACCTTGGCCTCGGGCGCCGCGCGCGAGGCACAGAACGCCGCGTAGTC from Myxococcota bacterium harbors:
- a CDS encoding methyltransferase domain-containing protein → MDRRTAAIYESGARSWIARRDIDAPALRRLRELAAGLPRGARVADLGCGPGWFAAALRRRGLSAVGLDLTAEMLRAARAGERRGAWLRGDLARLPFARESLDAAWAKNSYLHLPFAELAPALADLHGALRPGAPVTLSFLAFDPARPARALAPGVSELRARGERGLSGRLFTSLAPDAARDLLEGAGFRVREVANQERLWLRATRARALPDSVRPGLRALVVGLNPSPAAAATGIAFAGANNRFWPAARRAGWVTRERDRAHALARGIGFTDLVKRVTPGAGALRPAEYRRGLARLQRLVERYRPRSVVFVGLAGFRHAVQATARPGALRGGFAGRPAYLLPSTSGRNARVSLAELARHLRRAASLGG
- a CDS encoding SCP2 sterol-binding domain-containing protein — its product is MSDRARPPADIAPEEFFRAWAPDAVRSDPERRKKLENLTARIQFDLSGPGAGLYWLQIGEGDVQGGAGPIEAPDLVLSTDLETWRALNAGMIKAPTAVMKGKLKFQGSMYLALRIHFIIG
- a CDS encoding M48 family metalloprotease, encoding MRRSRPVAALMLALLTLGPPAPALAQNPFASEITVEREKEMCAEIHAQIRQEMKLVQDPVVLDYVDEVGESLVKAIEPTPYIFRFSVIDDPVLNAFTIGGGYVYITTGVLQQAGDVNELAGVMAHEIGHVYKRHVARRNEDQGLSTLLTIAGLAAAIASKQPGALIAAQGLNVSLQLKHSRQFESEADREGIAIMSKTGYDPEGMRRFFQRILAENPTAGAGIPPYLFTHPAVQERIAATKVEMERIGVPKGVKREDPQLAVVQARLTELLSPDPSGASGLHARASFDASKTDPLLAQAREAVVDGDDEKADGLLQKAEKAEPGDPRVAIERAHLMMSLGNYEAARRHLERALQLDPTVPLVQYELGAVHARLGNKSRAAFYLEQAVANFRPHTAARRRAELELARLEFKLLEESGLANGSGPTEARSFKRGEPVTWFGEISRRFYPTNPEFMVRWIDPHGATVYNERVRMSPTGKVSSTLNTANATTGKWHAEVRVEDTVIETYDFDIQAPAA
- a CDS encoding EAL domain-containing protein, with amino-acid sequence MEPRDERFPRGSMADDRDETQIDTHDRVIALYGDRLLPPLGQQLGSLAGLLVKESALALLLVDASSLLEIERLYGARAFRTALDSLTQRVRTRIAREVGDEVVVTCGALEEEHILVFIPKPRGEPSFLLHDLPRLAEELRSYVAMCLKRIVYPYLHERPEVPIGTGFVLHRPFQRPEAQIRRLIETTLSAAKFERERRHRDRAAALDRILLEESISTVFEPIVRLAAREVIGFEALSRGPSGTGMETPGALFGVAEQADREYELDSLCRRRALANARGIAPEQLLFLNILPTCIQDPDFQAVRVRETLASLGLGPRNLVLEVSERQAISNFPIFREATDHFSRLGFRIALDDTGAGFSSLEAALELSPDFLKIDMSLVRGIEESPEKQELLRGLRGVAGKMGSILIAEGIETEHELEVIRGLGIECGQGFYLGRGTPSPTTPAGHTEPAAGSR
- a CDS encoding HPF/RaiA family ribosome-associated protein, with the translated sequence MPFRMNFRDTEHSQAAQDECEALAQAVRDEFPETSRVEVTVSHDRGEYEAHVHVTGKDIDLASSARSRESIEGAARDAFHKAHAQLRKHHEKAIFKHRRDKT
- the gcvPB gene encoding aminomethyl-transferring glycine dehydrogenase subunit GcvPB — encoded protein: GAEAIRDDVPDFPELGELDVVRHFTRLSQWNYGIDSGFFPLGSCTMKYNPKVNELVARLPGLAGVHPLSDEADLQGVLALACELEAALAEICGLDRVTLQPAAGAQGEFVGVRMIQAYHRARGDTARTKVLIPDTAHGTNPASAALNGLEVVPVKSGSDGVVHPEALARLCDAQTAALMITNPNTLGIFETHVEKLAEVVHAAGALVYLDGANMNALLGVAKPGHMGVDVMHFNLHKTFSTPHGGGGPGSGPVAVKNALAPFLPTPVIRREGDRYRLDDEFPHSIGRVHAWYGNAGIWLRALAYIRTLGAAGLCDVTSRATLNANYVLESLREVYDAPHAQRVMHECVLTDRRQNEFGVTTSDIAKRLMDYGYHPPTIYFPLVVSGALMIEPTECESQETLDGFIETMRTIAHEARTEPGLVTGAPTRPIVRRLDEVRAARKPRLRWKRES